One Panicum virgatum strain AP13 chromosome 3N, P.virgatum_v5, whole genome shotgun sequence DNA segment encodes these proteins:
- the LOC120666965 gene encoding uncharacterized protein LOC120666965 isoform X2 yields MQGKITPLSELRPMNTLYNVHVRVSRTWESRGKSEKNPLIHFDMVLIDQKGYAMYCEVPPQVLDQLKQYLEDYKFLNGTSACRWYINENDIPAMRTFQRGLPSLVTPIKKLELQSEDYMEQGVEQKTLFDLKQIDPLTDKNKRFQCTITLISIPEKEEWCYRACRVCNSRMIPSDDGYQCTKIDGCSCKQYDWKCHYHTLPSSQIYNIWMSTSSLMLGIPQRSMKNRTGRS; encoded by the exons ATGCAG GGCAAAATAACTCCATTATCAGAGCTACGTCCCATGAACACCTTGTACAATGTTCATGTCAGGGTCTCAAGGACTTGGGAATCTAGgggtaaaagtgaaaaaaacCCTCTAATCCATTTTGACATGGTGCTCATCGATCAAAAG GGTTATGCGATGTACTGTGAGGTACCTCCACAAGTTCTGGATCAGTTGAAACAATATTTAGAAGATTACAAATTCCTCAATGGCACTTCAGCATGTCGGTGGTATATAAATGAAAATGACATTCCAGCGATGAGGACATTTCAAAGAGG ACTGCCATCTCTGGTGACACCAATTAAAAAACTAGAACTCCAAAGCGAAGATTACATGGAGCAAGGTGTAGAACAAAAAACTCTGTTTGACCTGAAACAGATTGATCCTTTGACTGACAAG AACAAAAGATTTCAGTGTACAATCACACTGATATCCATACCAGAAAAAGAGGAATGGTGCTATAGAGCTTGCAGAGTTTGCAATTCCAGAATGATACCAAGTGATGATGGATATCAATGCACAAAGATAGATGGCTGCTCATGCAAGCAATATGATTGGAA GTGTCATTATCATACACTCCCGAGTTCACAGATATACAACATATGGATGTCGACCAGCAGTCTGA TGCTTGGGATACCACAGAGAAGCATGAAGAACAGAACTGGAAGAAGCTAA
- the LOC120666965 gene encoding uncharacterized protein LOC120666965 isoform X3 produces MQGKITPLSELRPMNTLYNVHVRVSRTWESRGKSEKNPLIHFDMVLIDQKGYAMYCEVPPQVLDQLKQYLEDYKFLNGTSACRWYINENDIPAMRTFQRGLPSLVTPIKKLELQSEDYMEQGVEQKTLFDLKQIDPLTDKNKRFQCTITLISIPEKEEWCYRACRVCNSRMIPSDDGYQCTKIDGCSCKQYDWKCHYHTLPSSQIYNIWMSTSSLKLEEAKK; encoded by the exons ATGCAG GGCAAAATAACTCCATTATCAGAGCTACGTCCCATGAACACCTTGTACAATGTTCATGTCAGGGTCTCAAGGACTTGGGAATCTAGgggtaaaagtgaaaaaaacCCTCTAATCCATTTTGACATGGTGCTCATCGATCAAAAG GGTTATGCGATGTACTGTGAGGTACCTCCACAAGTTCTGGATCAGTTGAAACAATATTTAGAAGATTACAAATTCCTCAATGGCACTTCAGCATGTCGGTGGTATATAAATGAAAATGACATTCCAGCGATGAGGACATTTCAAAGAGG ACTGCCATCTCTGGTGACACCAATTAAAAAACTAGAACTCCAAAGCGAAGATTACATGGAGCAAGGTGTAGAACAAAAAACTCTGTTTGACCTGAAACAGATTGATCCTTTGACTGACAAG AACAAAAGATTTCAGTGTACAATCACACTGATATCCATACCAGAAAAAGAGGAATGGTGCTATAGAGCTTGCAGAGTTTGCAATTCCAGAATGATACCAAGTGATGATGGATATCAATGCACAAAGATAGATGGCTGCTCATGCAAGCAATATGATTGGAA GTGTCATTATCATACACTCCCGAGTTCACAGATATACAACATATGGATGTCGACCAGCAGTCTGA AACTGGAAGAAGCTAAAAAATGA
- the LOC120668058 gene encoding 9-cis-epoxycarotenoid dioxygenase NCED5, chloroplastic-like, which translates to MQTLTASPPASSSSIHRGGGLAGARSRAPRGEVRLVPRAAAAAANSFLRAPPPAVRYVPPSKPAPNAAPAPARRGGSQGAPGAEKGFSFLQRAAAAALDAFEAGVITNLLERPRALPRAADPAVQIAGNFAPVGEQPPVRALPVSGRIPPFINGVYARNGANPCFEPTAGHHLFDGDGMVHAVRIRNGAAETYACRFTETARLRQERALGRAVFPKAIGELHGHSGIARLALFYARGLCGLVDPSRGTGVANAGLIYFNGRLLAMSEDDLPYQVRVTDDGDLETVGRYDFDGQLGCAMIAHPKLDPASGELFALSYDVIKKPYLKYFYFRPDGTKSGDVEIPLEQPTMIHDFAITENHVVVPDHQVVFKLGEMFRGGSPVVLDKDKTSRFGVLPKYAADASEMVWVDVPDCFCFHLWNAWEEPETDEVVVVGSCMTPADSIFNDSDDRLESVLTEIRLNTRTGASTRRAVLPPASQVNLEVGMVNRNMLGRKTRYAYLAVAEPWPKVSGFAKVDLATGELTRFQYGEGRFGGEPCFVPTEGAPARGEDDGYILSLVRDERAGTSELLVVNAADMRLEATVQLPSRVPYGFHGTFIGARELEAQA; encoded by the coding sequence ATGCAGACTCTCACGGCTAGTCCCcctgcttcttcctcctcgatacaccgcggcggcggcctcgccgggGCGAGGTCCAGAGCCCCGCGCGGCGAGGTGCGGCTCGTGCcccgggccgcggcggccgcggccaactcgttcctccgcgcgccgccgcccgccgtgcgcTACGTCCCGCCGTCGAAGCCCGCCCCCAATgccgccccggcgccggcgcggcgcggaggcaGCCAGGGCGCTCCCGGCGCCGAGAAAGGCTTCAGCTTCctgcagcgcgcggcggcggcggcgctggacgcGTTCGAGGCCGGCGTCATCACCAACCTGCTCGAGCGGCCGCGCGCGCTGCCGCGGGCGGCCGACCCCGCCGTGCAGATCGCCGGCAACTTCGCGCCGGTGGGCGAGCagccgcccgtgcgcgcgctcCCCGTGTCCGGCCGCATCCCGCCCTTCATCAACGGCGTCTACGCCCGCAACGGCGCCAATCCCTGCTTCGAGcccaccgccggccaccacctctTCGACGGCGACGGCATGGTGCACGCGGTGCGCATCCGCAACGGCGCCGCCGAGACGTACGCGTGCCGCTTCACGGAGACGGCGCGCCTCCGGCAGGAGCGCGCGCTGGGGAGGGCCGTCTTCCCCAAGGCCATCGGCGAGCTCCACGGCCACTCCGGGATCGCGCGCCTCGCCCTGTTCTACGCGCGCGGCCTCTGCGGCCTCGTCGACCCCTCGCGCGGCACCGGCGTCGCCAACGCCGGTCTCATCTACTTCAATGGCCGCCTCCTCGCCATGTCCGAGGACGACCTCCCGTACCAGGTGCGCGTCACCGACGACGGCGACCTCGAGACCGTCGGCCGCTACGACTTCGACGGCCAGCTCGGATGCGCCATGATCGCGCACCCCAAGCTGGACCCGGCCTCCGGCGAGCTCTTCGCGCTAAGCTACGACGTCATCAAGAAGCCGTACCTCAAGTACTTCTACTTCCGGCCCGACGGCACCAAGTCCGGCGACGTGGAGATCCCGCTCGAGCAGCCGACCATGATCCACGACTTCGCCATCACCGAGAACCACGTCGTCGTTCCCGACCACCAGGTGGTGTTCAAGCTCGGCGAGATGTTCCGCGGCGGCTCCCCCGTGGTGCTCGACAAGGACAAGACCTCCCGCTTCGGCGTGCTGCCCAAGTACGCCGCCGACGCGTCGGAGATGGTGTGGGTGGACGTGCCGGACTGCTTCTGCTTCCACCTCTGGAACGCGTGGGAGGAGCCGGAGACcgacgaggtggtggtggtgggctcCTGCATGACCCCCGCCGACTCCATCTTCAACGACTCCGACGACCGCCTCGAGAGCGTGCTCACGGAGATCCGCCTCAACAcccgcaccggcgcctccacgcgccgcgccgtgctgccgccggcgagccaggTGAACCTGGAGGTGGGCATGGTGAACCGCAACATGCTGGGGCGCAAGACCCGGTACGCCTACCTCGCCGTGGCGGAGCCGTGGCCTAAGGTGTCCGGGTTCGCCAAGGTGGACCTGGCCACCGGCGAGCTCACCAGGTTCCAGTACGGCGAGGGCCGGTTCGGCGGCGAGCCCTGCTTCGTGCCGACCGAGggcgcgccggcgcgcggcgaggacgacgggtACATCCTGTCCCTGGTCCGTGACGAGCGCGCCGGCACGTCGGAGCTCCTGGTGGTGAACGCCGCCGACATGCGGCTGGAGGCCACGGTCCAGCTCCCCTCGCGCGTCCCCTACGGCTTCCACGGCACCTTCATCGGCGCCCGGGAGCTGGAGGCCCAGGCCTGA
- the LOC120666964 gene encoding probable translation initiation factor eIF-2B subunit delta: MDIRRPPPRSSSGGVEPRFRQVGFVTSAEPGPAAAPAPPAAGASPPASDGLSPVMIPPPLIPDHLPVPVAAPGSESLLPSSPPPASSSRLDAASDLGDDDDDDVSWARPPPPALPEPNKRVLSETKSEGDPTSVPQKPKLSKAERRAIQEAQRAAKAAAKEAGLKSTSKASDVNTKTSKQPKAGKAYLKKDVTQVNPPVASDKKTDERLPDKDRKKDVPQPRMQFDDVHRVVKAKKRSVVNQSEARNRVELFRHLPQYAHGTQLPELESKFFQPDLMHPSVYKVGLQYLSGDISGGNDRCIAMLLAFREAINDYSTPAEKILSRDLTAKISSYVSFLIECRPLSISMGNAIRFLKNRITKLPLALSESEAKASLQSDIDHFINEKIIVAGKVIVSHAVTKIRDDDVLLTYGSPSVVEMIFDHAHELGKKFRVVVIDSRPNLEGQGLLRRLVAKGISCTYTHINAVSYIMHEVTRVFLGASSVLSNGTVYSRVGTSSVAMVANAFGVPVLMCCEAYKFHERVQLDSICFNELGDPDAISRVPGGESLSHLKNWAENENLHILNLKYDITPSDYVSMLITDYGMLPPTSVPVIVREYRREHVWI, encoded by the exons atggacatccgccgcccgccgccgcgctcctcgtCGGGCGGGGTGGAGCCGCGGTTCCGCCAGGTGGGCTTCGTCACCTCCGCCGAGCccgggcccgccgccgcgccggcgccccccGCGGCGGGCGCGTCGCCGCCCGCGTCCGACGGGCTCTCCCCCGTCATGATCCCGCCCCCGCTCATCCCCGACCACCTCCCCGTCCCCGTCGCCGCGCCCGGGTCCGAGTCCCTCCTGCCGTCGTCCCCGCCCCCGGCCTCGTCCtcccgcctcgacgccgcctcTGACcttggcgacgacgacgacgacgacgtgtcCTGGGCgcgcccgcccccgcccgcACTGCCAG AACCAAACAAGAGAGTCCTTAGTGAAACAAAGAGTGAAGGCGATCCTACTTCAGTTCCACAGAAACCAAAGCTTTCTAAAGCAGAGAGACGTGCCATTCAGGAGGCTCAGCGTGCTGCCAAAGCTGCTGCGAAGGAGGCAG GTTTAAAATCAACATCCAAGGCGTCAGATGTTaacaccaaaacatcaaagCAACCCAAGGCAGGAAAGGCATATCTAAAGAAAGATGTGACCCAAGTTAACCCTCCGGTTGCTTCTGATAAAAAGACCGACGAACGCCTGCCTGACAAAGATAGAAAAAAAGATGTTCCTCAACCCCGTATGCAATTTGATGATGTACACCGGGTGGTGAAAGCAAAGAAGCGTTCAGTTGTCAACCAATCTGAAGCTCGAAACAGAGTCGAACTGTTCAGGCATCTGCCTCAGTATGCACATGGCACTCAGCTTCCTGAACTTGAGTCCAAGTTTTTTCAACCTGATCTAATGCATCCTTCTGTGTATAAG GTTGGACTTCAATATTTATCTGGTGACATATCTGGTGGCAATGATCGTTGCATAGCAATGCTTCTTGCATTCAGAGAGGCAATAAATGATTACTCCACGCCTGCAGAAAAAATTCTCAGTAGAGATCTTACTGCTAAAATCAGTAGCTATGTGTCCTTTCTCATTGAGTGCAGGCCCCTCTCAATCAGCATGGGCAATGCTATTAGGTTTTTGAAAAACAGGATTACCAAGCTACCACTTGCATTGTCAGAGTCAGAAGCTAAAGCTAGTCTTCAATCTGACATCGATCATTTTATAAATGAGAAGATAATAGTTGCAGGCAAGGTCATTGTTAGTCATGCTGTCACAAAAATCAGAGATGACGATGTGCTATTGACATATGGGTCACCCTCTGTTGTTGAAATGATTTTTGACCATGCTCATGAACTTGGAAAGAAATTTCGTGTTGTGGTCATAGATTCTCGTCCAAACCTTGAGGGACAAGGATTGTTGCGCCGATTAGTTGCAAAGGGTATCAGCtgcacatacacacacataaaTGCTGTATCATACATCATGCATGAGGTTACAAGAGTGTTTTTGGGCGCCTCTTCAGTATTATCAAATGGTACTGTCTACTCCAGAGTCGGGACATCTTCTGTTGCTATGGTTGCAAATGCTTTTGGAGTTCCTGTTTTAATGTGCTGCGAGGCATACAAGTTCCACGAGAGGGTTCAACTGGATTCTATATGCTTCAATGAACTCG GTGACCCAGATGCTATTTCAAGAGTTCCTGGGGGTGAAAGTTTGAGTCATCTCAAAAACTGGGCTGAGAACGAAAATCTTCATATTCTGAATCTTAA ATATGACATCACCCCTTCCGATTATGTTTCAATGCTCATAACAGATTATGGAATG CTCCCACCTACTAGTGTACCAGTCATTGTAAGAGAGTACCGCAGGGAGCACGTATGGATATAG
- the LOC120666965 gene encoding uncharacterized protein LOC120666965 isoform X1, which produces MQGKITPLSELRPMNTLYNVHVRVSRTWESRGKSEKNPLIHFDMVLIDQKGYAMYCEVPPQVLDQLKQYLEDYKFLNGTSACRWYINENDIPAMRTFQRGLPSLVTPIKKLELQSEDYMEQGVEQKTLFDLKQIDPLTDKNKRFQCTITLISIPEKEEWCYRACRVCNSRMIPSDDGYQCTKIDGCSCKQYDWKCHYHTLPSSQIYNIWMSTSSLRGGCEGQACWKDIVQDHGLSQ; this is translated from the exons ATGCAG GGCAAAATAACTCCATTATCAGAGCTACGTCCCATGAACACCTTGTACAATGTTCATGTCAGGGTCTCAAGGACTTGGGAATCTAGgggtaaaagtgaaaaaaacCCTCTAATCCATTTTGACATGGTGCTCATCGATCAAAAG GGTTATGCGATGTACTGTGAGGTACCTCCACAAGTTCTGGATCAGTTGAAACAATATTTAGAAGATTACAAATTCCTCAATGGCACTTCAGCATGTCGGTGGTATATAAATGAAAATGACATTCCAGCGATGAGGACATTTCAAAGAGG ACTGCCATCTCTGGTGACACCAATTAAAAAACTAGAACTCCAAAGCGAAGATTACATGGAGCAAGGTGTAGAACAAAAAACTCTGTTTGACCTGAAACAGATTGATCCTTTGACTGACAAG AACAAAAGATTTCAGTGTACAATCACACTGATATCCATACCAGAAAAAGAGGAATGGTGCTATAGAGCTTGCAGAGTTTGCAATTCCAGAATGATACCAAGTGATGATGGATATCAATGCACAAAGATAGATGGCTGCTCATGCAAGCAATATGATTGGAA GTGTCATTATCATACACTCCCGAGTTCACAGATATACAACATATGGATGTCGACCAGCAGTCTGA GAGGTGGCTGCGAAGGTCAAGCCTGCTGGAAAGACATCGTACAAGACCATGGTCTCAGCCAGTGA
- the LOC120668057 gene encoding oryzain alpha chain-like: MRGSTAALMAAALLMLLVSPEAPDAYEQETRRMFVEWKAKYRKTYKYAGEEECRYAVVKDARRRVARANAAGVTTSGLSGHAVEEIPVGYGGEPRMDERSYEEETRRKFVGWKAKYGETYRDVGEEECRYHLFKANRRVVVQLNAAADGETAYGLNQFGDLTNEEVRESCVGRGGETASKSALVEAIWYA, from the coding sequence ATGAGGGGCTCCACGGCCGCcctcatggcggcggcgctgctaaTGCTGCTGGTGTCTCCGGAGGCCCCGGACGCGTACGAGCAGGAGACCCGCCGGATGTTCGTGGAGTGGAAGGCCAAGTACAGGAAGACCTATAAATACGCCGGCGAAGAGGAGTGCCGGTACGCGGTGGTCAAggacgcccgccgccgcgtcgcccggGCCAACGCCGCCGGGGTGACCACATCCGGCCTCAGCGGCCACGCCGTTGAGGAGATCCCCGTTGGGTACGGGGGCGAGCCCCGGATGGACGAGCGATCGTACGAGGAGGAGACCCGCCGGAAATTCGTGGGGTGGAAGGCCAAGTATGGGGAGACCTACAGAGACGTCGGCGAGGAGGAGTGCCGGTACCATTTGTTCAAGGCCAATCGCCGCGTCGTCGTCCAGCTCAACGCCGCAGCCGACGGGGAAACGGCATACGGCCTCAACCAATTCGGCGACCTCACCAACGAGGAGGTCCGCGAATCATGCGTCGGGCGCGGCGGGGAGACGGCGAGTAAATCAGCGTTAGTTGAAGCTATATGGTATGCGTAG
- the LOC120668056 gene encoding uncharacterized protein LOC120668056 gives MYGLLGPEGSAVAYLPGFGAPRRDADAEQKRLADSRAAAREAALAEAQATEEEAAAASNDCDAAAERVRAALARVAKARADAAAAADPIDPVAAAADPIDPAPGDGLDISHAMALHEAAAILNLHTQAVSFQNARSLVQVTLDTSSGNYSRWREQFLLAVTKYSLQDHIYSDHATSALPDWTQMNAVVKSWLYSTISSNLAEAVIEHRATAHEAWLAIEGHFLGNQETRALHLDAKFRRFKKMADDLADLGEHVTDRTLVLNVIRGLNERYKDIGVHLRRGRPFPSFAAVRNELLLEEINMVQHPVAPSTALVATGSSAPCQPAPTDGGAPQTGAPKQNKKKKQKDRRTRSGGTSAPGGGGSSGGPSSTPGASAGSGGTWPSSYNPWTGSIQMWPGPRTPPLAQLPQGRTGPQQQQALLALQGGQQLPQAAQQLPHQQAFLPAYGAPVQPMFKPQQPAPSAWPSQAPY, from the exons ATGTATGGGCTCTTGGGCCCGGAGGGATCAGCTGTTGCCTATCTCCCTGGTTTTG gcgcgccgcgccgcgacgccgacgccgagcagAAGCGCCTCGCGGATTCCCGCGCCGCTGCTCGCGAGGCTGCCCTCGCCGAGGCTCaggccaccgaggaggaggccgctgcTGCCTCCAACGACTgcgatgccgccgccgagcgcgtCCGTGCTGCTCTAGCACGGGTGGCCAAAGCCCgggccgatgccgccgccgcggcagatCCCATCGACccagtcgccgccgcggcggatcCCATCGACCCGGCTCCTGGGGACGGCCTGGACATTTCTCACGCCATGGCTCTCCACGAGGCAGCCGCCATCCTCAATCTCCACACCCAGGCTGTCTCCTTCCAGAACGCCCGCAGTCTGGTGCAGGTCACCCTCGACACCTCCTCCGGCAATTACTCGCGGTGGCGCGAGCAGTTCCTCCTCGCCGTCACGAAGTACTCGCTGCAAGATCACATCTACAGCGACCACGCCACCTCGGCCCTTCCTGACTGGACTCAGATGAACGCAGTTGTCAAATCATGGCTCTACAGCACGATCTCCTCTAATCTCGCTGAGGCCGTGATTGAACACCGCGCCACCGCCCATGAAGCCTGGCTCGCCATCGAGGGTCACTTCCTCGGTAACCAGGAGACCCGCGCCCTCCACCTCGACGCCAAGTTTCGC CGCTTCAAGAAGATGGCCGACGACCTCGCTGACCTCGGCGAACACGTGACTGACCGCACACTGGTCCTCAACGTGATTCGCGGGCTCAACGAGCGCTACAAGGACATCGGCGTTCATCTCCGGCGCGGGcgccccttcccctccttcgcCGCCGTCCGCAATGAGCTCCTCCTCGAGGAGATCAACATGGTCCAGCACCCTGTTGCCCCCTCCACCGCCCTCGTCGCCACGGGCTCCTCCGCACCTTGCCAGCCCGCGCCGACCGATGGCGGCGCTCCTCAGACCGGCGCCCCCAAgcagaacaagaagaagaagcagaaggacCGCCGCACCCGTTCAGGCGGCACCTctgcccctggcggcggcggttcctCTGGCGGCCCCTCCTCCACGCCCGGGGCGTCCGCTGGGTCCGGCGGGACCTGGCCCTCCTCCTACAATCCATGGACCGGGTCCATCCAGATGTGGCCCGGCCCCCGGACGCCTCCCCTGGCCCAGCTTCCCCAGGGACGCACCGGCCCACAACAGCAGCAGGCGCTGCTGGCTCTTCAGGGGGGCCAACAGCTTCCCCAGGCGGCCCAGCAGCTCCCCCACCAGCAGGCCTTCCTGCCGGCCTACGGAGCTCCTGTCCAGCCCATGTTCAAGCCGCAGCAGCCGGCGCCGTCGGCCTGGCCCTCCCAGGCACCGTACTAG